GATGACGCCGCGCGAATGGGCATGGTCGATCGCGTCGCAGACCTTCACCATGAGTGCGACGCGCACCCTTGCATCGAGATCGTTGCGCCTCACATGCTCGGCGATCGGTTCGCCGCGGACCAGTTCCATGGCAAAGTAGGGCCGAAGCGGGCCCCGAACGACGTCATCGCCCTCATGCTCGCGGGCGAGCCCGGCTTCGTGAATGAGCGCGATGTTCGGGTGCTGAAGACGGCCGAGCAGCTCCCCCTCGCGATGAAACCGCCTGACGGCAGAGGCGCCGCTTGCGCCTCGAATGACTTTGAGCGCCACGGTGCGCTTCGGAGACTGCTGCTCCGCCAGATAGACGACCCCCATGCCGCCGGCACCCAGAGTGCCCTCGATGCGGTAATCGCCGATCCACGGTGGCGTGCGCTCGTCGTGCGCAAAGCTGAGCTCATCGGCGAAGTCGCGGAGCGCGAGATCGAGCTGGTGTGTCACCGGATCGGAGGCTTCGGCCTTCAGATCGGCCGCCAGCAGGCGCTCGAGCTCATCGGCGAAGCCTGTGTTGTTCGCACGGATGGCGGCCAGTCGCTCTTGCCGGGCCTCGGGTGGCAGGTCTGCCACCTCGGCGAAGGCGCTGCGAAGAGCCGCCCACCGCGCTGGCTCACTGGTCGGCATGACCGAGTTCGTCCGCGAGCCATGCACGGGCCATGCGCCAGTCGAGTTCAACTGTCCTGGGCGAAACCTCGAGGGCATCGGCGACCTCGTTCACGGTCATGCCTGCGAAAACGCGCATCTCAACGACCTGCGCCTGGCGTGGATCGAGCCGCGCCAGGCGGCCCAGGCAGTCATCGACGACCAGAATCCGGTCTGGCGCCGAGGCTCGGTCGGGGGCGTCAAAGTCCTCGATGGAGAGCCGGCGGGCGCCCTTTCCTCGCTTGATCGCGGCCCGGGCCCGGGCGTGGTCGACCAGGATCTGTCGCATGGCGGTGGCGGCGATCGCCTTGAAATGAGCCTGATCTCGCGGATCAGCTTCGCCTTGCGCGAGCTTCATCCACGCTTCGTGCACAAGGGCCGTCGGCTGCAAGGTCTGGCCATTGCTCTGGTTCCGCATGATGGCTTCCGCGATCGCCTTCAGATCCCGGTAGAGCTCATCGTGCAGTTTCAACCTCGAGTCGTGCCGTCCCTGTCGAAGATCCCGCAACAGGGTGGTCGTCTCTTCGGCGGTCAACATGGTGATGATTCTACGAACGGGATTGCGCCATCCAAGCGCCGATTCCGTGAGAGGGAGTGGACGCCGGAACACTGTCGGATCGGCTCCCGGAGGCGGCCCGTCGTCGTCAGGACACCTCGTTAGGAGCTGATAAGTCATGAACACCTCACCGAATCTTCGTGCCGGCGGAATTGGAGCGTCCGGCGTCCTGCTGGCGGCCATGCTGGCGCTCCCCGCCTCGGCCAACAACTGCACCTGCCTTGCTGACCTGAGCGGCGATGGCGAAGTGAACGGCGCCGATCTGGCGCTGATCCTCGGAGGCTGGGGCACTGCGGCGCCGGCACTCGACCTGAGCGGCGACGGCGTGGTCAATGGCGCCGACATCGCGATCGTTCTGGGCGCCTGGGGTCCGTGCACCACCCCCGTGAACGACACCTGCTCGAGCGCGCTGCTGATCGTTCCGGGCACCTATCAGTTCTGCACGCAGAACGCGACGACCGACGGCCCGTCGCTTCCGAGCAACT
This is a stretch of genomic DNA from Phycisphaeraceae bacterium. It encodes these proteins:
- a CDS encoding sigma-70 family RNA polymerase sigma factor yields the protein MLTAEETTTLLRDLRQGRHDSRLKLHDELYRDLKAIAEAIMRNQSNGQTLQPTALVHEAWMKLAQGEADPRDQAHFKAIAATAMRQILVDHARARAAIKRGKGARRLSIEDFDAPDRASAPDRILVVDDCLGRLARLDPRQAQVVEMRVFAGMTVNEVADALEVSPRTVELDWRMARAWLADELGHADQ